The following DNA comes from Hyphococcus flavus.
CGCATCACTCAAGCCGACTGGGGCTGAATCGAATTTCGCCGATGAATACGTCATCGTCGGATCGAGCCACTTTTTATAGAAGCTGTTGCCGAGATCATAATGAGCCGCGATATTTCGGCGCGAGCCTGATTTCGTATTTTTATCCCACGTTCGGCGAATGTTTTGAAGGAAATCAACAGCCGGAGAAGCTTTGAAGGCATCCTGCACGTGTTCTGCATTTCGTGCGAAGATATAAAGACAGTCGGCCAGGGCAGGCGTATCCCACTGACCGTCCGCATAGCTTTCAAAAAAACCAATGTCGCCGCCAAATATTGTACGTCGCGCGAACGAATAATCTTTAACGTGAATGAGGCCTTGTGCGTCTTTTTCTTCAACGCCTTCGAAAGTGATTGAGTTTCCGTCCGGCAGACTAAAAGTCAGTGAACCAAACTGAATCCTTGAAGCAATCTTCAACACTTGCCGAAAGAAGAAAGGGTATGTCTGAAAATCTGCGTCCTGTTTCATGGTAGCGTCTTCCCTGTCAGCCGTTGGGCTTTTCTGTGAAAACACTGCGAACGAGACTTACGCTCCTTTTATCTCGTTATACCCTTCAAGCGCCCGTTCGCGCGCCTTTGCGTGGTCTATAATAGGAAAAGGATAGGTTTTTCCAAGCTTTATATCAGCATCGTGAAGGACGCCCTCAGGGGCTTTCCATGGCGCGTGAATATGTTTTTTCGGTAATTTTTTCAATTCCGGTACAAACTCACGCACATATTCCCCATCAGGATCAAACTTTTCACCTTGGGTTATTGGGTTAAATATCCGAAAGTAGGGTGCTGCATCGGCGCCGCAGCCTGCAACCCATTGCCAGCTTGCGGAGTTGTTAGAGAGATCCGCGTCAACCAACGTGTCCCAGAACCAGGCTTCACCTTCCTGCCAGGGAATCAGCAGATCTTTAATCAGGAAGCTCGCAACTATCATTCGCACCCGATTATGCATCCAGCCTGTTCGCCATAGCTGGCGCATGCCAGCGTCGACGATAGGGTATCCCGTCATTCCCTTTTGCCAGGCATTAAGTCCGTCCGGGTCGTCTCGCCATGGATAATTTTTGAAGTTTTCACGTAACGGTTCATTGGGCAAAGCTTCGTTGTAGAACAGGAGGTTGTAAGAAAACTCCCGCCACGCTACTTCCGATAAAAACTTCATGGCGGCGTTATCGGAAACCTTTCCCTCCGCCATTTTTTCGTGTGTCGATTTCCAAATTTGCAGTGGGCTGATTTCCCCAAAAGCAAGATGCGGAGACAGCCGGGAGGTAAAGTCTTTATCAGGGCGGTCTCGCCCACTAGCATAATCGTCAATAACGTCATTGAGAAAATGGTTGAGCCGGTCGCGCGCGCCTTGTTCGCCTGGCTTCCAGGCGGTTACGAATTCTTTTGCCCAGTTCGGTTTTTTAGGAAGTAAATTCCAGCTGGAAAGTTTTTCGCTTTTTGGCGACTTTGAAGGTCCTGATATTTTTCGTAAATTGGGGGCAGTGTCTATGCGAGCTGGCCCCAGCCGCTTCAATGCTTTCCAAAACGGCGTAAACACACGATAGGGTCCGCCAGAACCTGTCTCGACTTCCCAGGGCTCGCGCAATAGAGAACCGTTGAATGTTTCAACTGTAATGCCTTGCTCTTTTAAGTCGCTTTTCAGGGCTTTATCGATCTCGATATGTTTCGCGTAATAGCGCCGATTCCAGAATACGTGGGATGCATTCGTTTCATCCGCCAGTAACTTCAGAGTATCTTGGCTGTCGCCACAGCGGAGGATGAGTTTTGCTCCTCTGCCTTCGAGCGTCTCTGCTAATGACGAAAGGCTGTGATGTAACCACCAAAGCGATGCAGAGCCCGGCGCGTGCGGAATGTTGTCATCAAGTATGTAAAGCGGAATTACTGGCGCGCCAGTTTCTCTTGCGGCAAAAAGCGCGGGATTGTCCTCAATGCGCAAGTCGTTTCTGAACCAGACGATAACGGGGCGATCAGTCATTAGCCTAATATGGTTCCAGCGAAGTTGAAATTAAAGGACGCCGATAGAAAGGCAGTCATGAACGTGAATGATGCCAACGGGCTTTCCATTATTGATAACAAAAACAGCCGTAATCTTATTGCGGCTCATATGAGCGAGGACATCGCCGGCTAAAGTATCTAGTGTGGCGGTGCGGGGCTCTTTTGTCATGACATCGCGAGCAAGTTTATTTTTGGCGGCGCTATCAAAATGCCTGCGTATATCGCCATCAGTGATGATACCCTCAAGTTGACCTTCATTGGTGACTACGCCAACGCATCCGAAGCCGCCATCCGATATGATTTTTACTATTTCAGACATTGACGCATCAGCCGATGCGAGAGGGAGTGCATCAGATCCATGCATCAGATCTCGTGCGCGCCTAAGCGCCGCTCCTAAACGACCACCAGGATGGAACCCTTGAAAGTCACCAGCAGTAAATCCGCGCTCGCGAAGCAACGCCACCGCGAGAGCATCGCCTAGTGCCATCATCATTGTTGTTGACGTTGTCGGCGCAAAGGTTTGGTCGCAAGCTTCCTCCGCATCAGGAAGTATCAATGAAGCTACAGCAGCCTTGGCAAGCGTTGAGTTTGCTTCGGCCGTAATCGCGACGATCGGAATCGTAAAACGCGCCGCATGGGCTAAGAGATCGCCGAGTTCAGCTGTCTCGCCGGATTTTGACAGAGCGAGAATGACATCATCAGCGGAAATCATGCCGAGATCGCCATGGCTGGCTTCCGCCGGATGGACAAACATGGCTGGCGTTCCTGTCGAGGCTAGGGTGGCGGCGATCTTTCGGGCCACATGACCGGACTTTCCCATGCCGGTGACGACGACACGCCCATCACTACTATTCAAGAGCGCGACTGCACTGGCGAAATCCTCGGCCAACGCGGATTTCAACAGTTCAAGCCCTCGTATTTCCTGGGTGAGAACTTCTCTGGCGATAGCGAGTGGGTCTGTCATAAAGCAATGAATACCATAAGATAACTTGTCCTGCCCGGTTGGGCAGTCCATGTGATGTTTCACCGGAATCGCGGCAGGAGCGCAAGAATGGCGAAAGCTGGAAAAATCGTTGAGGTCAGCGGTAACGGGAAAACGATCTCGATTGCAAACCACTTGCCTTTAACGGTCATCGCTGGACCGTGTGCTCTGGAAAGCCGGGACCATGCTCTGGAATGCGCGGCGGCGTTAAAGGAAATCGCAGAAAGGCTCGCCATCGGGCTCATTTACAAAACCTCATTCGACAAAGCGAACCGTACTAGCGCTGTATCGCCGCGCGGCATTGGTATGAAAGCGGCGTTGCCCATTCTCGCCGAAGTCAGAGACAAGACTGGATTGCCTGTGCTGACGGATGTCCATGAATCCGGTCAATGCGCCGAAGTCGGCCAGGTCGTTGATGTTTTGCAAATCCCGGCTTTTCTTTGCCGTCAAACAGATCTTCTTGTCGCTGCAAGCCAAACTGGCTGTGTGGTTAATGTCAAGAAAGGCCAGTTTCTGGCGCCATGGGATATGGCCAATGTAGCAGGAAAAATCCGGGCGTCAGGCAACGACCGGGTGCTGCTTACAGAGCGCGGGGCCAGTTTCGGCTATAACACTCTCGTCAACGATTTCCGTTCCATCCCTATTATGGCGCGAAAAGCGGATTGTCCCATCGTATTCGATGCCACACACTCCGTTCAAACGCCAGGTGGTGCGGGAACAACTTCTGGCGGACAGCGGGAGTTTGTGCCGACGCTTGCCAGAGCCGCAGTAGCTGTTGGCGTGGCGGCTGTATTTGCCGAGACACATCCTGATCCGGATAAAGCGCCCTCTGACGGACCGAATATGATCCCTTTAATTGCTTTTGAATCTTTTGTTCGCGATCTTGTTGCGATTGATAGGTTGGCTAAAAACAGGGTGAGTCTCTATGACTTCGCTTAAGTTGAGCTTCCACAAACAATAAACCTAAAAGTGAGCGATCACTCACCTCCATACTTGCTCGGCTTTCCAGATTGTAAAAAGATACCAACTCTTGAGTGATTTCTAGGCGGCAGATTGATCTCGTGCTGCGCTTGCGTAATCCATAAATCCCGAGTATAGGCCGCGCCATCTCTCACGCGGTGTGATCCTCAGTGATCCGGAACGCTAGGAAGCTGACCGGAGATAACACACACCGCGGCGGACAAACTGAAGGAGCAAGGAATATGGCGCTGCCAGAATTTTCCATGCGTCAGCTATTGGAAGCTGGCGTTCATTTCGGCCACCAGACACACCGCTGGGATCCAAAGATGAAGCAATTTATCTTCGGTGAACGCAACGGCATTCATATCGTCGATCTATCGCAAACCGTACCGCTGTTACATCAGGCGCTTGTCAAAGTGCGGGATGTTGTATCCGGAGGCGGACGCGTTCTTTTCGTTGGTACGAAGCGTCAGGCGCAAGGTCCTGTGGCGGAAGCAGCCAGACGGTGCGCGCAATACTACATGAACGTGCGTTGGCTAGGCGGTACGCTGACAAACTGGGAAACAATTTCAAATTCCATTCGAAGACTAAAGGATATGGAAGAACGTCTTGCTGGCGGCGGATCTGGTCTTACGAAAAAAGAACAGCTTCAGCTTGATCGCGAGCGCGAGCGCCTTGAGGCGTCACTTGGCGGCATTCGCGAAATGGGGGGTCTGCCCGATCTGATGTTCGTCATTGACGTTAAAAAAGAAGCTATTGCCATCCAAGAAGCCAAAAAGCTTGGCATTCCTGTCATTGCTGTTGTCGATACGAACTGCAATCCTAATAACATTGATTACGTTATTCCTGGTAATGACGACGCCTCTCGGGCCATCGCGCTTTATTGCAATCTCGTTGCTGATGCTGTCATTGATGGCATTGGCGAAAGCCAAGCGGCTTTAGGCGTTGATATCGGAGCCATGGAAGATGTTCCTGCCGATACCGCGATCAGCGGCGAGACGCCCAAACAAGAAACGGCGGACGCACCAAATGAAAATGAGGCTGAACCAAAGCAAGCCACAGCTTAGCACTCAGCATCTTAAAACTGAAAAGAATAACCAGTATTGAACTAAACCGCCGAATCTGTTGGCGGCCCGAAATGATAGGAGCACGTAATGTCTGGCATTACAGCAGCGACAGTAAAACAACTGCGCGAAATGACCGGCGCTGGCATGATGGACTGCAAAACGGCGCTGAATGAAACCGGCGGCGATATGGAAGCGGCAGTTGATTGGCTGCGAAAGAAAGGTCTTTCCAAAGCGGCGAAAAAATCCGGCCGCACAGCCGCGGAAGGTCTTGTGGCGATTGCGGTAGAAAATAATAGCGCCGGCGCAACTGGCGTTCTCGTCGAAGTGAATTCAGAAACCGACTTCGTTGCGCGTAATGAACTTTTCCAGAACATGGTTAACGATATCGCTCAGACGGCGGTTGGCGTCGATGGCGATCTTGATAAACTACGTGCAGCGACATTTCCAGGCGCCAGCAAATCTGTTGATGAGCATGTCGCTGAGATGGTTGGTCAGATAGGCGAGAACATGAACCTTCGCAGATCGCAAGGCGTGGTCGTCGATGAAGGCGTTGTAGCTTCATACGTTCACGGCCAGGTCACAGATGGCGCTGGCAAGATCGGAGTTTTGGTCGGACTTAAATCCTCAGGCGATAAAGACAAACTCAAAGCAGTCGGCAAACAGATAGCCATGCATGTGGCGGCGGCGCGCCCTCTCTCAGCCAAGGTTGAGGAGCTTGATCCAGAAATCGTGAACAAGGAAAAAGAAATTCTCGCCGATCAGGCCCGTGCGTCTGGCAAACCTGAAAATATCATCGAGAAAATGGTCGAGGGACGGCTTCGTAAGTTCTACGAAGAATCCGTGCTTATGGAGCAGATT
Coding sequences within:
- a CDS encoding cryptochrome/photolyase family protein; its protein translation is MTDRPVIVWFRNDLRIEDNPALFAARETGAPVIPLYILDDNIPHAPGSASLWWLHHSLSSLAETLEGRGAKLILRCGDSQDTLKLLADETNASHVFWNRRYYAKHIEIDKALKSDLKEQGITVETFNGSLLREPWEVETGSGGPYRVFTPFWKALKRLGPARIDTAPNLRKISGPSKSPKSEKLSSWNLLPKKPNWAKEFVTAWKPGEQGARDRLNHFLNDVIDDYASGRDRPDKDFTSRLSPHLAFGEISPLQIWKSTHEKMAEGKVSDNAAMKFLSEVAWREFSYNLLFYNEALPNEPLRENFKNYPWRDDPDGLNAWQKGMTGYPIVDAGMRQLWRTGWMHNRVRMIVASFLIKDLLIPWQEGEAWFWDTLVDADLSNNSASWQWVAGCGADAAPYFRIFNPITQGEKFDPDGEYVREFVPELKKLPKKHIHAPWKAPEGVLHDADIKLGKTYPFPIIDHAKARERALEGYNEIKGA
- a CDS encoding KpsF/GutQ family sugar-phosphate isomerase, with product MTDPLAIAREVLTQEIRGLELLKSALAEDFASAVALLNSSDGRVVVTGMGKSGHVARKIAATLASTGTPAMFVHPAEASHGDLGMISADDVILALSKSGETAELGDLLAHAARFTIPIVAITAEANSTLAKAAVASLILPDAEEACDQTFAPTTSTTMMMALGDALAVALLRERGFTAGDFQGFHPGGRLGAALRRARDLMHGSDALPLASADASMSEIVKIISDGGFGCVGVVTNEGQLEGIITDGDIRRHFDSAAKNKLARDVMTKEPRTATLDTLAGDVLAHMSRNKITAVFVINNGKPVGIIHVHDCLSIGVL
- the kdsA gene encoding 3-deoxy-8-phosphooctulonate synthase, producing the protein MAKAGKIVEVSGNGKTISIANHLPLTVIAGPCALESRDHALECAAALKEIAERLAIGLIYKTSFDKANRTSAVSPRGIGMKAALPILAEVRDKTGLPVLTDVHESGQCAEVGQVVDVLQIPAFLCRQTDLLVAASQTGCVVNVKKGQFLAPWDMANVAGKIRASGNDRVLLTERGASFGYNTLVNDFRSIPIMARKADCPIVFDATHSVQTPGGAGTTSGGQREFVPTLARAAVAVGVAAVFAETHPDPDKAPSDGPNMIPLIAFESFVRDLVAIDRLAKNRVSLYDFA
- the rpsB gene encoding 30S ribosomal protein S2 produces the protein MALPEFSMRQLLEAGVHFGHQTHRWDPKMKQFIFGERNGIHIVDLSQTVPLLHQALVKVRDVVSGGGRVLFVGTKRQAQGPVAEAARRCAQYYMNVRWLGGTLTNWETISNSIRRLKDMEERLAGGGSGLTKKEQLQLDRERERLEASLGGIREMGGLPDLMFVIDVKKEAIAIQEAKKLGIPVIAVVDTNCNPNNIDYVIPGNDDASRAIALYCNLVADAVIDGIGESQAALGVDIGAMEDVPADTAISGETPKQETADAPNENEAEPKQATA
- the tsf gene encoding translation elongation factor Ts — protein: MSGITAATVKQLREMTGAGMMDCKTALNETGGDMEAAVDWLRKKGLSKAAKKSGRTAAEGLVAIAVENNSAGATGVLVEVNSETDFVARNELFQNMVNDIAQTAVGVDGDLDKLRAATFPGASKSVDEHVAEMVGQIGENMNLRRSQGVVVDEGVVASYVHGQVTDGAGKIGVLVGLKSSGDKDKLKAVGKQIAMHVAAARPLSAKVEELDPEIVNKEKEILADQARASGKPENIIEKMVEGRLRKFYEESVLMEQIFVIDGETKVGKVLENASKDAGAPIELVGFARLELGDGVEKSEDED